One Mycobacterium marseillense DNA window includes the following coding sequences:
- a CDS encoding PucR family transcriptional regulator has protein sequence MITLDRLVNVLGGYGVRLRWSSVPRSTELRSVVVHEPPTERAVVGDVLLAIGAASLDEAVRWAASARAVVVVLRDGETPVTFDSSTEVGAVMVIDETVSWSAVAAVVYGLVLEGRETESGRGPTDLFALADSLADAIGSAVVIHDRLLRVLAYSRLQQHADPARVETILGRQTPEPLRALFESRGVLAHLAASDEPLFIAKAPDQGLTGRMVVAVRSGAELIGSVWVACPAPLDDAARRALTDGAHTVALHLLRSRASADLERQVESELVIRLLEGAADAATVASRLGLAHNGLRVIAVQAFVGADRDAALLLAFERATTGFGWSRPGRSALAGNIVYTVLPGEDAVTARRWVTTLQAALPEQATVIAGVSGVAEVADLAAARQEADECLALHEISPAAAPPAYDESWDDILLQRLRAAARSGRAPTRGPVAELRRHDQANGTDYVLTLRAWLQAQGDPTEAGERLGIHENTVRYRLRKMAEITTLSLDDARKRLAMMIELAAADTD, from the coding sequence ATGATCACACTGGACCGCCTGGTGAACGTCCTGGGTGGGTACGGCGTCCGATTGCGGTGGTCGTCGGTGCCCCGGTCGACCGAGCTGCGCAGCGTGGTCGTCCACGAGCCGCCCACCGAACGCGCCGTAGTGGGCGACGTCTTGCTGGCCATCGGCGCCGCCTCACTCGACGAGGCCGTGCGCTGGGCCGCGTCGGCGCGCGCGGTCGTGGTGGTGCTGCGCGACGGTGAGACACCGGTGACGTTCGACAGCAGCACTGAAGTGGGCGCGGTGATGGTCATCGATGAGACGGTGTCCTGGAGCGCGGTGGCCGCCGTGGTCTACGGCCTGGTGCTCGAGGGCCGCGAGACCGAATCCGGCCGCGGCCCAACCGATTTGTTCGCGTTGGCCGACAGTTTGGCGGACGCGATCGGCAGCGCCGTCGTCATCCACGATCGGCTGTTGCGGGTGTTGGCGTATTCCAGGCTGCAGCAGCATGCGGACCCGGCACGGGTCGAGACGATCCTGGGACGGCAGACGCCGGAACCGCTCCGCGCGTTGTTCGAGTCGCGGGGGGTACTCGCGCACCTGGCGGCCTCCGACGAGCCGCTGTTTATCGCCAAGGCCCCTGACCAGGGCTTGACCGGGCGCATGGTGGTCGCGGTGCGATCCGGCGCGGAACTGATCGGGTCGGTGTGGGTGGCCTGCCCGGCACCGCTGGACGACGCGGCGCGCAGGGCCCTGACCGACGGCGCGCACACCGTGGCCCTGCACCTGCTGCGGTCACGCGCGAGCGCCGACCTGGAGCGCCAGGTCGAGTCCGAACTGGTGATCCGGTTGCTGGAGGGCGCCGCCGACGCGGCCACGGTGGCGAGCAGGCTGGGCCTGGCGCACAACGGTTTGCGCGTGATCGCGGTGCAGGCGTTCGTCGGCGCCGACCGCGATGCCGCGCTGCTGTTGGCATTCGAGCGCGCCACCACGGGGTTCGGCTGGTCACGGCCGGGGCGCAGCGCTTTGGCGGGCAACATCGTCTACACCGTGCTGCCCGGTGAGGACGCGGTGACGGCGCGACGCTGGGTGACCACATTGCAGGCAGCCCTGCCCGAGCAGGCGACCGTGATCGCCGGAGTCAGCGGTGTGGCCGAGGTGGCAGACCTCGCCGCCGCACGCCAGGAGGCCGACGAATGCCTGGCGTTGCACGAGATATCACCGGCGGCCGCACCTCCGGCCTACGACGAGTCGTGGGACGACATCCTGCTGCAACGGCTGCGCGCCGCCGCACGCTCGGGGCGCGCGCCGACCCGCGGGCCGGTGGCCGAATTGCGCCGCCATGACCAGGCCAACGGCACCGACTACGTGCTCACGCTGCGGGCGTGGCTACAGGCCCAGGGCGACCCCACCGAGGCCGGCGAACGGCTGGGAATTCACGAGAACACCGTTCGTTACCGGCTGCGCAAAATGGCTGAGATCACGACCCTGTCGTTGGACGATGCCAGAAAGCGGCTGGCGATGATGATCGAACTCGCGGCCGCCGACACCGACTGA
- the fdxA gene encoding ferredoxin produces the protein MAYVIGKPCVDVMDRSCVEECPVDCIYEGGRALYIHPDECVDCGACEPVCPVEAIYYEDDLPDELQPYQADNAAFFSETLEGRDEPLGSPGGAAKIGPLGVDTPLVANLPKQEPE, from the coding sequence ATGGCATACGTGATAGGAAAGCCCTGCGTAGACGTGATGGACCGGTCCTGCGTCGAGGAGTGTCCGGTCGACTGCATCTACGAGGGCGGCCGGGCGCTTTACATTCATCCCGACGAGTGCGTCGATTGCGGGGCGTGCGAGCCCGTTTGCCCCGTCGAAGCGATCTACTACGAGGATGACCTGCCCGACGAGTTGCAGCCGTATCAGGCGGACAACGCGGCGTTCTTCTCCGAAACGCTGGAGGGCCGCGACGAGCCCCTGGGGTCACCGGGCGGCGCCGCCAAGATCGGCCCACTCGGCGTCGACACACCGTTGGTGGCCAACTTGCCCAAGCAAGAACCTGAGTGA
- a CDS encoding OsmC family peroxiredoxin, giving the protein MSIAERAARTTWEGPLASGEGKLSQGSSGALDGLPLTWASRTEQPGGKTSPEELAAAAHSSCFSMALALKLGENDTPPQRLEVTATVTLDAVDGVPTITTSQLKVTASVAGLDAESFAAVVDQAAALCPVSRLFAGAEISVDAKLD; this is encoded by the coding sequence ATGAGCATTGCGGAACGGGCAGCGCGGACCACGTGGGAAGGCCCGCTGGCGTCGGGCGAGGGCAAGCTGTCGCAGGGCAGCAGCGGTGCCCTGGATGGCCTGCCGCTGACCTGGGCCTCGCGCACCGAGCAGCCCGGCGGCAAGACGAGTCCGGAAGAACTCGCGGCGGCGGCGCACTCGTCGTGCTTTTCGATGGCATTGGCCTTGAAGTTGGGCGAGAACGACACGCCGCCACAGCGGCTCGAGGTCACCGCCACCGTGACCCTGGATGCCGTCGATGGAGTTCCGACGATCACCACGTCGCAGCTGAAGGTCACGGCAAGCGTTGCCGGTCTAGATGCCGAATCGTTTGCCGCCGTGGTCGATCAGGCCGCCGCGCTGTGCCCGGTGTCGCGCCTTTTCGCGGGTGCGGAGATCAGTGTCGATGCCAAACTCGACTAG
- a CDS encoding GreA/GreB family elongation factor yields MTSTQPAWISPQAYERLQRELATLRELCDTNAVGSANDENSVAVQRAWQVRIRRIHELLVDAVVGEDPPDDGIAEPGMVLTIRYDDTGEIETFLFSVRGAEYGGMEVYSIRSPLGAAIAGARPGEQRTYTLPSGVTLTVTLLKAVPYGVHLAGLS; encoded by the coding sequence ATGACCAGCACTCAACCCGCATGGATTTCACCGCAGGCCTACGAGCGCCTCCAACGAGAACTGGCGACGCTGCGGGAATTGTGTGACACCAACGCCGTTGGCAGTGCCAACGACGAAAACTCGGTCGCTGTCCAGCGTGCGTGGCAGGTTCGCATTCGACGGATCCATGAGCTGCTGGTCGATGCGGTTGTCGGTGAGGATCCACCCGACGATGGAATCGCCGAGCCGGGCATGGTTTTGACCATCCGCTACGACGACACCGGCGAGATCGAAACATTCCTGTTCAGTGTGCGCGGGGCCGAATACGGCGGCATGGAGGTGTATTCGATCCGATCGCCGCTGGGCGCCGCGATCGCCGGCGCGCGTCCCGGCGAGCAGCGCACCTACACGCTGCCCAGCGGCGTCACACTCACCGTCACACTGCTGAAGGCCGTTCCCTACGGAGTTCACCTGGCGGGCCTCAGCTGA
- a CDS encoding Acg family FMN-binding oxidoreductase: MLNAMVETQVIENAVKLACRAPSLYNTQPWRWVSDGAAVDLFLDVSRVVHADRSMRDAHLGCGGALEHLRVAMAAAGWVAEVDRFPDKDNPAHLARVTFAPAHGVTGEQRRRADAILQRRTDRLPFLAPVDWESVEASLRGRIGTGVVRLDVLPEAMRPRLAEAAEFTESLRLYDSAYHLELDWWTAPFEASEGIPYSSLISAAESNRVGVNRHFPFTRNLDRRAGVTRDFAKILMLSTEDDSHANALECGEALSSVLLECTMAGLATCPVSQLTELSVSRELLAALTGHTDLPQVLIRVGVAPALDVAPPPTPRRALADVLRSTS; encoded by the coding sequence GTGTTGAACGCCATGGTGGAAACCCAGGTCATCGAGAACGCGGTTAAGTTGGCCTGCCGCGCCCCGTCGCTGTACAACACCCAGCCGTGGCGGTGGGTGTCCGACGGCGCCGCCGTGGACCTGTTTCTCGATGTGAGCCGTGTCGTGCACGCGGATCGGTCGATGCGCGACGCCCATCTCGGTTGCGGCGGTGCGCTCGAACACCTTCGGGTGGCGATGGCGGCCGCGGGCTGGGTCGCCGAGGTTGACCGATTTCCCGACAAAGACAATCCCGCGCACCTGGCCAGGGTGACATTCGCCCCCGCCCACGGCGTGACCGGCGAGCAGCGTCGCCGTGCCGACGCGATTTTGCAGCGTCGGACGGATCGACTCCCGTTCCTCGCGCCCGTCGACTGGGAATCGGTGGAGGCCTCGCTCCGCGGCAGGATCGGCACCGGCGTCGTGCGATTGGACGTACTGCCGGAAGCGATGCGGCCGCGCCTTGCCGAGGCCGCCGAGTTCACCGAGTCGTTGCGCCTGTATGACTCCGCCTACCATCTCGAACTCGATTGGTGGACAGCGCCGTTCGAAGCATCAGAGGGGATCCCCTATAGCTCGTTGATTTCGGCGGCCGAGTCGAATCGGGTGGGCGTCAATCGTCACTTTCCCTTCACCCGCAATCTGGACAGGCGGGCCGGGGTGACGCGGGATTTCGCGAAGATCCTGATGCTGTCCACCGAGGATGACAGCCACGCCAACGCGCTCGAGTGCGGCGAGGCACTGTCGAGCGTGCTGCTGGAATGCACGATGGCCGGCTTGGCCACCTGCCCGGTGTCGCAACTGACCGAATTGTCGGTCAGCCGTGAACTGCTCGCCGCACTCACCGGTCACACCGACCTCCCCCAGGTGTTGATCCGGGTGGGTGTCGCACCGGCACTCGACGTGGCGCCACCGCCCACGCCGCGGCGCGCGCTCGCCGACGTATTGCGATCGACGAGCTGA
- a CDS encoding mandelate racemase/muconate lactonizing enzyme family protein, producing the protein MTAPIAADRAAVIAKIETVPLRIPLKADSTPGASLWGDPLIAADSLLVKVTTDDGVEGWGEAFGFSAVDSAKLAVDQLITPLCVGRDATRIGPLMLEIQKKLHVFGRGGALTYGLSAVDIALWDIAGKLADAPVSQLLGGGVATMPCYASLACYSDPTLVRVAVRRAIDAGFAVLKLHEAGMPAIRAAREEAGPDIELIVDAGCPWSLAEATAVADELNAVGLKFLEEPLWPPENFEGLAELRQTTGLPISSGENASTLLEFERMLTVGAVDFVQPSPAKMGGISELRKVFPLAAVHNTAVMTHSFYDGPGFLAALHATAALGGVNSMIEWRWFELEASIYGDALTPRAGRISVPQGPGLGIDPDPDVISTHRRHTEP; encoded by the coding sequence ATGACTGCGCCGATCGCCGCTGACCGCGCCGCCGTGATCGCCAAGATCGAAACGGTCCCCCTGCGCATTCCACTCAAGGCGGACAGCACACCCGGAGCGTCGCTGTGGGGAGACCCGCTGATCGCCGCCGACTCGCTGCTCGTCAAGGTGACAACCGATGACGGGGTCGAAGGTTGGGGGGAAGCCTTCGGGTTCAGCGCCGTCGATTCCGCCAAACTTGCTGTCGACCAACTCATCACACCGCTGTGCGTGGGCCGGGACGCCACGCGAATCGGCCCGCTGATGCTGGAGATTCAAAAGAAGCTGCACGTGTTCGGGCGAGGCGGTGCGTTGACCTACGGCCTCTCGGCGGTCGACATCGCGTTGTGGGACATCGCCGGCAAGCTCGCCGACGCTCCGGTGTCCCAGCTCCTGGGCGGCGGGGTCGCCACTATGCCGTGCTACGCGAGCCTGGCCTGCTATTCCGACCCAACGCTGGTCCGCGTCGCGGTCCGGCGGGCGATCGACGCCGGCTTTGCGGTGCTCAAGCTGCACGAGGCGGGCATGCCGGCAATCCGGGCGGCCCGCGAGGAGGCCGGCCCCGACATCGAGCTGATCGTGGACGCCGGCTGCCCCTGGTCGTTGGCCGAAGCCACCGCCGTCGCTGACGAACTCAACGCGGTCGGGCTCAAATTCCTCGAGGAGCCGCTGTGGCCGCCGGAGAACTTCGAGGGTCTGGCCGAACTGCGACAAACCACCGGTCTTCCGATCTCGTCCGGCGAGAACGCTTCCACCCTCTTGGAATTCGAGCGAATGCTGACCGTGGGGGCGGTGGACTTTGTTCAGCCGAGCCCGGCCAAGATGGGAGGCATCAGCGAGTTGCGCAAGGTCTTTCCCCTCGCGGCCGTCCACAACACCGCGGTGATGACGCACTCCTTCTACGACGGTCCGGGATTCCTCGCGGCCCTGCACGCGACCGCTGCGCTGGGCGGCGTCAACTCGATGATCGAGTGGCGCTGGTTCGAACTGGAAGCGTCCATCTATGGCGACGCCCTCACCCCGAGGGCGGGCCGGATTTCGGTCCCGCAGGGTCCCGGCCTGGGCATCGACCCCGATCCCGACGTCATCAGCACTCACCGTCGGCACACAGAACCATGA
- a CDS encoding ferredoxin — protein sequence MRVIVDRDRCEGNAFCVNIAPEVFELDDDEYAVVLTDPVPPEQEALAEQAVAACPRAALSRED from the coding sequence ATGCGCGTGATAGTGGACCGTGATCGCTGTGAGGGCAACGCGTTCTGCGTGAACATCGCGCCCGAGGTGTTCGAGCTCGACGACGACGAGTACGCCGTGGTCCTCACCGACCCCGTACCCCCCGAGCAGGAAGCGCTCGCCGAGCAGGCGGTCGCCGCGTGCCCCCGCGCGGCGCTCTCCCGCGAAGACTAG
- a CDS encoding cupin domain-containing protein — MTDQSRPLADNELDAARLPAFDKQSTLVAAETRRPTRRLSDTARVTRRSGTRERDLDWNVVTLPPNGEFDTAGTDVDAVIRVLSGSGRLTTATSTIPLTAGAVLWLPSRARPRFIAGPDGLRYLTVNQKWRILPP; from the coding sequence ATGACCGACCAGTCGAGACCCCTGGCCGACAACGAACTCGACGCGGCGCGGCTGCCCGCGTTCGACAAACAATCGACGCTCGTGGCCGCTGAGACCCGTCGGCCGACACGACGGTTGTCGGATACCGCCCGCGTGACCAGGAGGTCCGGCACGCGCGAACGCGACCTGGACTGGAACGTCGTCACCCTGCCGCCCAACGGCGAATTCGATACTGCCGGAACTGACGTCGACGCCGTGATCCGCGTGCTGTCCGGAAGCGGTCGGCTCACCACCGCCACGAGCACGATCCCATTGACGGCCGGCGCCGTGTTGTGGCTACCCAGTCGGGCGCGTCCGCGGTTCATCGCCGGCCCGGACGGACTTCGCTATCTGACCGTGAACCAAAAGTGGAGGATTCTGCCCCCGTAG
- a CDS encoding helix-turn-helix transcriptional regulator — protein sequence MGEQQIGVEAGRPHRAAQNRQRQRVLELVREHDEPVDAAELAARLGLHTTTVRFHLDTLCAEGLVERTRITRAGVGRPRTGYRAVRERLDYRILAEILALELGDTADKRRRRAEAAGRRWAERITDEGPDEDAAGQHVPAGTAPKKAAEQRSAMITTVFERMGFGPELVPAQESSRGDQRTIRLHSCPVRDLARDHPEVACALHRGLLQGLADPVKSIGPAPEMQVELEPFVEPELCLATVIAHD from the coding sequence GTGGGCGAGCAGCAGATCGGAGTCGAGGCCGGGCGGCCGCATCGCGCAGCACAGAACCGGCAGCGCCAACGAGTTCTTGAGCTGGTACGCGAGCACGACGAACCGGTCGATGCGGCGGAACTCGCCGCACGGCTTGGCTTGCACACGACGACGGTGCGTTTTCACCTTGACACGTTGTGCGCCGAGGGACTGGTCGAGCGGACGCGGATTACGAGGGCCGGCGTGGGTCGTCCCCGCACCGGCTACCGCGCGGTGCGCGAGCGGCTGGACTATCGAATCCTGGCCGAAATATTGGCCTTGGAGCTCGGCGACACCGCCGACAAGAGGCGCCGCCGCGCCGAAGCCGCCGGCCGGCGCTGGGCCGAGCGGATTACCGACGAGGGCCCAGACGAAGACGCTGCGGGACAACATGTTCCAGCCGGCACAGCACCGAAGAAGGCCGCTGAGCAGCGATCGGCGATGATCACCACGGTGTTCGAACGGATGGGATTCGGTCCCGAACTGGTTCCCGCACAAGAATCGTCCCGCGGCGACCAGCGGACGATTCGCCTGCACAGCTGCCCGGTCCGTGATCTGGCTCGCGATCACCCCGAGGTGGCCTGCGCGTTGCACCGGGGCCTGTTGCAGGGCCTGGCAGACCCGGTGAAGTCAATCGGTCCGGCGCCGGAGATGCAGGTCGAATTGGAGCCGTTCGTCGAACCCGAATTGTGTCTGGCCACGGTGATCGCGCATGACTGA
- a CDS encoding NAD(P)/FAD-dependent oxidoreductase — protein MGGVEPIDGGPRSVIVVGAGIVGLSTAWFLQERGVDVTVVDRTGVAAGASWGNAGWIAPALTLPLQPSGVLADTQARRDPSAPTLTPSTVGVHLGAFFMQLSPSHRRSSSRRALRAGVALNEDCIEAFDVLIANGVDAPVTDAPITALFRDTKEAQRMLEMLHQLENAGQPMYVTALSGAALREQVPLASPAVTAGLNVNGQRFVDPRRFVAALGRSVMARGAAMHRLDIDDVHSSDSGAVVHPRRGDPLTADAAVIATGDRLSRLAGRWLRVPVQAQSGYSFTVPVDRPILAPIYLPDIRVACTPYKGALRVSGALELRRRHQPHPRERVEAIAAAASSLLDGVDWAARSNVWVGACTVTPDGRPLIGELVRGVYVAGGHGMWGLAHGPVTGRLLAEQITTGKQPQPLAEFDPRHRTLRKAAR, from the coding sequence ATGGGTGGCGTCGAGCCTATTGACGGCGGACCCAGATCGGTGATCGTCGTGGGTGCCGGCATCGTCGGATTGTCCACGGCATGGTTCCTCCAAGAACGCGGCGTCGACGTCACGGTGGTCGATCGCACGGGCGTTGCCGCGGGCGCGTCGTGGGGCAACGCGGGCTGGATCGCTCCGGCATTGACCCTTCCGCTTCAGCCCTCCGGCGTGCTGGCCGACACGCAGGCCCGCCGCGATCCCTCCGCACCGACACTGACGCCGTCGACCGTAGGCGTGCACCTGGGCGCCTTCTTCATGCAGCTGTCACCGTCCCATCGGCGTTCGTCGTCGCGCCGCGCCCTGCGGGCCGGCGTGGCGCTCAATGAAGACTGCATCGAAGCCTTCGACGTGCTGATCGCCAACGGCGTCGACGCACCGGTCACCGACGCGCCGATCACCGCACTGTTTCGCGACACCAAAGAAGCGCAACGCATGCTGGAAATGCTGCACCAGCTCGAAAACGCCGGACAGCCAATGTATGTCACCGCACTCTCCGGCGCGGCACTTCGCGAGCAAGTACCTCTGGCCTCGCCGGCAGTCACCGCCGGCCTGAACGTCAATGGCCAGCGGTTCGTCGACCCCCGGCGGTTCGTCGCAGCCCTGGGCCGCTCGGTGATGGCGCGCGGGGCGGCGATGCACAGGCTGGACATCGACGACGTCCACAGCTCCGATAGTGGTGCCGTGGTGCACCCGCGCCGCGGCGACCCGCTCACCGCCGACGCCGCGGTCATCGCCACTGGTGACCGGTTGTCGCGGCTGGCCGGTCGCTGGCTGCGCGTCCCGGTCCAGGCCCAGAGCGGCTACTCGTTCACCGTGCCGGTGGACCGGCCGATACTGGCGCCCATCTACCTGCCGGACATTCGGGTGGCGTGCACGCCTTACAAAGGCGCGCTGCGTGTTTCAGGCGCACTGGAACTCCGCCGCCGCCACCAGCCGCACCCCCGCGAGCGGGTCGAGGCCATCGCCGCCGCCGCCAGTTCCCTGCTGGACGGGGTGGATTGGGCCGCGCGCAGCAATGTATGGGTCGGTGCGTGCACGGTCACGCCCGATGGCCGTCCGCTGATCGGTGAGCTGGTGCGGGGCGTCTACGTGGCCGGCGGGCATGGCATGTGGGGTTTGGCACACGGGCCGGTGACCGGTCGCCTGCTGGCCGAACAAATCACCACCGGCAAGCAGCCCCAGCCTCTCGCCGAATTCGACCCGCGGCACAGAACGCTCCGCAAGGCCGCCCGATAA
- a CDS encoding hemerythrin domain-containing protein — protein sequence MTSLTLSAELTREHREIDDAIEAFIEKLDCGSVQRELLTGTLEALRRHIYLEEVFLFPPLREAGIVMPIFVMMREHGQLWHTMGTLADLLADGNDSQRLRDTCTQLLDQLHQHNSKEEPVIYPNADTELPPQTTAELIRFIQAGRTPEGWVCQQANA from the coding sequence ATGACCAGCTTGACGCTATCGGCCGAGTTGACGCGGGAACACCGCGAAATCGACGACGCGATAGAGGCTTTCATCGAAAAGCTCGACTGCGGCAGCGTGCAGCGCGAACTGTTGACCGGCACGCTGGAAGCGCTGCGACGGCACATCTATCTCGAGGAAGTCTTCCTGTTCCCTCCGCTGCGGGAAGCCGGGATTGTGATGCCGATCTTCGTCATGATGCGCGAGCACGGTCAGCTCTGGCACACCATGGGCACGCTCGCGGATCTGCTCGCCGACGGCAACGACAGTCAGCGACTGAGGGATACGTGCACACAGCTGCTGGATCAACTTCACCAGCACAACTCCAAAGAGGAGCCGGTCATCTATCCGAACGCCGACACCGAGCTGCCGCCGCAGACGACCGCGGAGCTGATCCGGTTCATCCAGGCCGGACGCACTCCCGAGGGATGGGTGTGCCAGCAGGCCAATGCGTGA
- a CDS encoding 3-keto-5-aminohexanoate cleavage protein → MSFRDDGKVYLEVGVNEDVSKDENANVPYGAEETARDVVECIQHGATAVQFHARYDDGRQAWADDEISRTILATAARDVDPLAYPGYAGNLDHIWALAEHPPAGTALLLAPFDPAQHVKRVLWQEDENQFKTIDSDDSNGSHPSYPPELDRFTKLGLVPSISVFNDVDLRWVILAARIGILRQPLNIKLFFSDRWVSYSDPDPDVLDYLVSRIPKWVDHEIVVVPYAMSSAERRQELWEHALNRGLGIRVGIGDCPSISRTTTNAQLVDRAVNLVTKRELTPGTQADVRDRFAAAEVDESELVRVVVNRNRCMGWGVCYSHAPEIYQPDAEGYCVVVKPHVDPSLLEKAIEGAASCPERAIRVEL, encoded by the coding sequence ATGAGTTTTCGCGACGACGGCAAGGTGTACCTCGAAGTCGGGGTCAACGAGGACGTCAGCAAGGACGAAAACGCGAACGTGCCCTACGGCGCCGAAGAGACGGCCCGCGATGTGGTCGAGTGCATTCAGCACGGAGCCACGGCCGTCCAATTCCATGCCCGCTACGACGACGGCCGGCAGGCGTGGGCCGACGACGAGATCTCCCGCACCATCTTGGCTACGGCGGCCCGTGACGTCGACCCGCTGGCCTATCCCGGCTACGCCGGCAATCTCGACCACATCTGGGCGCTGGCCGAGCACCCGCCGGCGGGCACGGCCTTGCTGCTCGCGCCGTTCGACCCCGCTCAACACGTCAAGCGTGTGCTGTGGCAGGAGGACGAAAACCAGTTCAAAACAATCGATTCCGACGATTCGAACGGTTCGCACCCGTCTTACCCGCCCGAGCTCGACAGATTTACCAAGCTGGGCCTGGTGCCCAGCATCTCAGTGTTCAACGACGTCGACTTACGCTGGGTGATACTGGCCGCCCGCATCGGTATCTTGCGACAACCGCTGAACATCAAGTTGTTCTTCTCCGATCGGTGGGTTTCCTATAGCGATCCCGACCCCGACGTTCTCGACTACCTGGTCTCCCGCATCCCGAAGTGGGTCGACCACGAGATCGTCGTCGTGCCGTATGCGATGAGCTCCGCCGAACGGCGCCAAGAGCTTTGGGAGCATGCACTCAACCGCGGGCTCGGCATTCGGGTGGGCATCGGCGACTGCCCCTCGATATCACGGACCACCACCAACGCCCAGCTGGTGGATCGCGCGGTCAACCTCGTGACCAAACGGGAACTCACGCCTGGCACCCAGGCTGACGTGCGCGACCGCTTCGCCGCGGCCGAGGTGGACGAAAGCGAGTTGGTGAGGGTGGTCGTCAACCGGAATCGGTGTATGGGATGGGGCGTCTGCTATTCGCACGCGCCGGAGATCTACCAACCCGATGCCGAGGGTTACTGCGTCGTCGTCAAGCCGCACGTCGACCCCAGCCTGCTGGAGAAGGCCATCGAGGGCGCGGCGAGCTGCCCGGAACGGGCGATCCGCGTCGAGTTGTGA
- a CDS encoding group III truncated hemoglobin: protein MTEMCAPAGQVLADVANRGDIEALLRRFYGRVMVDDVLAEPFAELRSKGLESHIPVMADFWETALFRAGLYRGSALHVHRQLHQRIPLGGSHFIRWLTTWNDTIDEMFRGPIAERAKIQGSRIAWAMHRRLTGADSPDLDTLIAR, encoded by the coding sequence ATGACTGAGATGTGTGCCCCGGCAGGTCAAGTGCTCGCAGATGTGGCAAACCGCGGGGACATCGAGGCGCTCTTACGGCGGTTTTATGGCCGGGTAATGGTCGACGACGTCCTCGCCGAGCCCTTCGCGGAGCTGCGGAGCAAGGGCCTGGAGTCGCACATCCCGGTGATGGCCGACTTCTGGGAGACCGCGCTGTTCCGGGCCGGGCTCTACCGCGGCAGTGCGTTGCACGTTCACCGACAGCTCCATCAACGAATTCCGTTGGGCGGAAGCCACTTTATCCGCTGGCTGACGACGTGGAACGACACCATCGATGAGATGTTCCGGGGGCCCATCGCCGAACGCGCGAAGATCCAGGGTTCCCGGATCGCGTGGGCCATGCACCGACGGCTGACGGGCGCGGACTCGCCGGATCTCGATACCCTGATCGCGCGCTGA
- a CDS encoding DUF2249 domain-containing protein: MPANDVIVASTAADAGAVEAITSHRAQLAGQLAVLTDAMVSAVERGADFEPARVAALGFLAGELLPHAAAEEERLYPAATRTPRARPLIESMIAAHRVIGSLVDSIRTEPPVRAAGSGQALRVLFDAHLVDENERILPIVAADPDVSLVEVTEGMHELLGHARAAANGAEPSHNCGCGETDSDDPVLDVREVPHSIRHATVFGAFDAVPAGGALVLVAPHDPVPLLRQLDHRVSGRLDIHYEQRGPEAWRLRLVKR, encoded by the coding sequence ATGCCGGCCAACGATGTGATCGTGGCGTCCACAGCTGCCGATGCCGGCGCGGTCGAAGCCATCACCAGCCACCGCGCGCAGCTGGCCGGGCAGCTCGCGGTGCTCACCGACGCGATGGTCTCGGCGGTCGAGCGCGGTGCGGACTTCGAGCCGGCGCGTGTTGCGGCCCTGGGCTTTTTGGCCGGCGAGTTGCTGCCGCACGCCGCCGCCGAAGAGGAGCGCCTGTACCCGGCCGCCACTCGCACGCCGCGCGCGCGGCCCCTGATCGAATCGATGATCGCGGCGCACCGCGTCATCGGCTCCCTCGTCGACAGCATCCGCACGGAACCGCCGGTGCGCGCGGCCGGTTCCGGCCAAGCCCTGCGGGTGCTGTTCGACGCGCACCTGGTCGACGAGAACGAGCGGATCCTGCCGATCGTCGCCGCCGACCCGGACGTCTCCCTGGTGGAGGTGACCGAGGGCATGCATGAACTCCTCGGCCACGCGCGCGCGGCCGCCAATGGCGCGGAGCCATCGCACAATTGCGGCTGCGGCGAAACCGATTCCGACGATCCGGTGCTCGACGTCCGCGAGGTGCCGCATTCGATCCGGCACGCGACGGTGTTCGGCGCGTTCGACGCCGTTCCGGCCGGCGGCGCCCTGGTGCTGGTGGCTCCCCATGACCCAGTCCCGTTGCTACGCCAGCTCGACCACCGAGTCTCGGGTCGGCTCGACATCCACTACGAGCAGCGCGGCCCGGAGGCGTGGCGGTTGCGGCTGGTCAAGCGGTAA